A genomic stretch from Bosea sp. F3-2 includes:
- a CDS encoding response regulator, which produces MAEPASRNAHILVVDDDPRIRQMLSRYFEEEGYHVSAVANGRGMRDALQRFAIDIILLDLVLPGGEDGLTLAREVRSRSDVPIIMLTGRDEVVDRIVGLEIGADDYIAKPFHLREVLARLRTVLRRRHPRPLQSIDTEEGEVIRFNGWVLDALQRRLVTPQGAEVGLTTGEFNILLVMAKHPGRVFSRDTLMNLTRGRNYEAFDRAIDAQISRLRKKIESDKNALPLIKAVRGVGYVFTGQSSA; this is translated from the coding sequence ATGGCCGAACCGGCGTCCCGCAACGCCCATATTTTGGTCGTGGACGACGATCCGCGCATCCGCCAGATGTTGAGCCGCTACTTCGAGGAGGAAGGCTATCACGTCAGCGCGGTGGCCAACGGGCGCGGGATGCGGGACGCGCTGCAACGTTTCGCGATCGACATAATTCTGCTGGACCTGGTTCTGCCCGGCGGCGAGGATGGTCTGACGCTAGCACGCGAGGTCCGCTCACGGTCGGATGTGCCGATCATCATGCTGACAGGGCGCGACGAGGTTGTGGATCGGATTGTCGGATTGGAGATCGGAGCCGACGATTACATCGCAAAGCCGTTTCATCTGCGGGAAGTCCTGGCAAGATTGCGCACTGTGCTGCGCCGCCGCCATCCCCGGCCCCTTCAATCGATCGATACCGAAGAGGGGGAGGTAATCCGATTCAATGGATGGGTGCTTGACGCGTTGCAACGCCGATTGGTGACCCCACAGGGAGCGGAAGTGGGTCTCACGACGGGGGAATTCAACATTCTTCTGGTGATGGCCAAGCATCCCGGGCGCGTCTTCTCACGCGATACATTGATGAATTTGACGCGAGGCCGCAACTACGAGGCATTTGACCGAGCGATCGACGCACAGATCTCGCGCCTGCGTAAGAAGATCGAATCTGACAAGAATGCGCTCCCGCTGATCAAAGCTGTGCGAGGAGTCGGCTACGTCTTCACAGGGCAATCGTCGGCCTAG
- a CDS encoding helix-turn-helix domain-containing protein — MLVANAAFQLPSQPSAAANDQPKPGLLSLFSQQPLETFERGETVYRDGDPATHVFKIVAGVLRVAKILSNGSRVITGFFYPGEIFGIAPDEHYLGDAEAVSELKLRRLSQSRFRQAVDNSEQLRSQFVNWLCREMASAQARMVLLARKNAEERVCNLLHTLLRRAGNGNPFAKAIELPMSRVDMADYLGLTIETVSRTMTSLINRGIIRPTARYNFIIREPALLSALAGDADEDDDLAGMPLGPAGHAIALTGGR; from the coding sequence ATGCTTGTCGCAAATGCAGCGTTCCAGCTTCCTTCCCAGCCTTCGGCTGCTGCAAACGATCAACCAAAGCCGGGCCTGCTGAGCCTCTTCAGCCAGCAGCCGCTGGAAACATTCGAGCGCGGCGAAACGGTTTACCGGGATGGCGATCCGGCGACGCATGTCTTCAAGATCGTCGCTGGCGTCCTTCGTGTCGCGAAGATCCTTAGCAACGGCAGCCGCGTCATCACCGGCTTCTTCTACCCGGGAGAAATCTTCGGCATTGCGCCGGACGAGCACTACCTCGGCGACGCCGAAGCCGTCAGCGAACTGAAACTCCGTCGGTTGAGCCAGAGCCGCTTCCGGCAGGCGGTCGATAACTCCGAGCAGTTGCGCTCTCAATTCGTCAACTGGCTGTGCCGGGAAATGGCGAGCGCTCAGGCGAGAATGGTGCTGCTCGCCCGCAAGAATGCCGAAGAGCGCGTGTGCAATCTCCTTCATACGTTGCTGCGCCGCGCCGGCAATGGAAACCCGTTCGCGAAGGCAATCGAGCTTCCGATGAGCCGCGTCGACATGGCGGATTATCTCGGCCTGACGATCGAAACAGTGTCGAGGACGATGACGAGCCTCATCAATCGAGGCATCATTCGACCGACGGCGCGCTACAATTTCATCATTCGCGAGCCGGCGTTGTTGAGCGCTCTTGCTGGTGACGCCGACGAGGACGATGATCTGGCGGGCATGCCCCTTGGCCCTGCGGGCCATGCGATCGCATTGACGGGTGGCAGGTGA
- a CDS encoding PAS domain S-box protein — protein MQVLDDANIVVHDFGGKISRWSSGCEELYGWTVQEALNQDVHRLLRTEFPRPLDEILVELRCHGTWKGELTQRRKDGRSIFVVSRWVAVSRHPPEVSVVLTTNVDISDLKHAQADLAARQSHLLSILETVPEAMVVIDEAGVMILFSKAAEKLFGYAADEVCGRNVKILMSNPDRDRHDGYISRYLRTGERRIIGFGRVVTGQRKDGTTFPMELAVGEAAANGKRIFTGFIRDLTSRHRIEEELRQSQKMEAIGQLTGGIAHDFNNLLTVISGNLEMVERRLEEGRLRDLLREAQGAADDGAKLTGQLLAFGRRQALDAKQEDIGQLVSNFTELLRRTLGEKIELQTVITGHSLTALVDATQLQNALLNLALNARDAMPRGGRLRVEVARIHLDADYVQMYPQARRGDYVLVSVSDTGAGMTEEVKQRAFEPFFTTKGVGAGTGLGLSMVYGFARQSGGQVQLYSELGQGTTVRLLLPTASAAAAERSAPDPTPAARPRAGECILVVEDDARVRRVVVARLEEEGYRVIQAAAGAEALSLIAAHPDIRLLFTDIIMPGGMLGDDLAREARTLRPHLKILFTSGYAEPSLMGRELADGSWLKKPYTSEELAARLRLLLD, from the coding sequence GTGCAGGTTCTCGACGACGCGAATATCGTCGTCCATGACTTTGGCGGCAAGATCAGCCGCTGGAGCAGCGGCTGTGAGGAGCTTTACGGCTGGACCGTACAGGAAGCCCTGAATCAAGACGTCCACCGCCTCCTCAGGACGGAATTTCCGCGGCCGCTCGACGAAATCCTCGTGGAGTTGCGCTGCCACGGCACCTGGAAGGGAGAGCTGACGCAACGTCGCAAGGACGGGCGGTCCATCTTCGTCGTAAGCCGCTGGGTGGCCGTGAGCAGACATCCCCCTGAAGTCTCGGTCGTCCTGACAACCAATGTCGACATCAGCGATCTGAAACATGCGCAGGCGGACCTTGCCGCTCGCCAGTCGCATCTGCTCTCAATTCTCGAGACCGTGCCTGAAGCCATGGTGGTCATCGATGAAGCTGGCGTCATGATCTTGTTTAGCAAAGCTGCGGAGAAGCTATTTGGCTATGCTGCCGATGAAGTCTGCGGGCGAAACGTCAAGATCCTCATGTCTAATCCTGATCGTGACCGGCACGATGGATACATCAGCCGCTATCTGAGGACGGGCGAGCGGCGCATCATCGGCTTCGGGCGCGTGGTGACCGGGCAGCGCAAGGACGGAACAACCTTTCCAATGGAACTGGCGGTCGGGGAAGCTGCGGCGAACGGCAAGCGCATCTTCACCGGCTTCATCCGCGATCTGACCAGCCGGCATCGCATCGAGGAGGAACTGCGCCAGTCCCAGAAAATGGAGGCCATCGGACAGCTGACTGGCGGAATCGCACATGATTTCAACAATCTGCTGACCGTGATCAGCGGAAATCTCGAAATGGTCGAACGGCGCCTCGAAGAGGGCCGGCTCAGGGATTTGCTGCGCGAAGCGCAAGGCGCGGCGGATGACGGCGCCAAGCTCACAGGGCAACTGCTGGCCTTCGGCCGACGGCAAGCGCTCGATGCGAAGCAGGAGGATATCGGGCAACTCGTCTCCAACTTCACCGAGTTGCTGAGGCGAACACTCGGCGAAAAAATCGAATTGCAAACGGTCATCACAGGTCATTCGCTCACGGCGCTTGTCGATGCGACGCAGTTGCAGAACGCACTGCTGAACCTCGCGCTGAATGCGCGTGACGCCATGCCACGCGGCGGCCGGCTCAGGGTCGAAGTCGCGCGCATCCATCTCGATGCCGACTATGTCCAGATGTATCCGCAGGCCCGGCGCGGAGACTATGTGCTCGTCAGCGTCTCCGATACCGGCGCTGGAATGACCGAAGAGGTCAAGCAACGGGCATTCGAGCCATTCTTTACCACCAAAGGGGTCGGTGCCGGCACCGGCCTCGGGCTCTCCATGGTCTATGGCTTCGCCAGGCAATCCGGCGGTCAGGTCCAGCTCTACAGCGAGCTCGGCCAGGGAACGACGGTGAGGCTGCTTCTCCCGACGGCGAGTGCTGCGGCGGCCGAACGCAGCGCCCCGGATCCTACTCCTGCGGCCAGGCCGCGCGCAGGCGAATGCATCCTCGTGGTCGAGGACGACGCGCGTGTGCGCAGGGTCGTCGTTGCCCGCCTCGAAGAGGAGGGATATCGCGTCATCCAGGCAGCTGCTGGCGCGGAAGCGCTTTCCCTGATTGCCGCCCACCCCGACATTCGGCTCCTCTTCACCGACATCATCATGCCGGGCGGCATGCTCGGCGACGATCTCGCCAGAGAGGCACGCACGCTGCGTCCTCACCTGAAGATCCTCTTCACGTCAGGTTATGCGGAGCCTAGTCTCATGGGGCGCGAGCTTGCCGACGGAAGCTGGCTGAAGAAGCCGTACACATCAGAGGAACTGGCGGCGCGTTTGCGTCTGCTCCTCGATTGA
- a CDS encoding bifunctional aminoglycoside phosphotransferase/ATP-binding protein, which produces MENCAMTLFRFALFGCWASSKGKRFQTAELDEDQCRFGRLENDISPERRLAMQIASQNETICFLGSSDAFGGGADWIEMVSTHISIVLLIGSRALKLKRSVKLPYVDLSTPERRLAMCEHELMLNRRTAPDLYRAVHRITREQNGDLELNGQGELVDAVLEMERFNDGFLFDRMAQRGRLTAADMAELAEAVARFHRTAPVSTDGDGAKRMERVLAVNERAFANADILSRSEVEPVISACREALARHVGLLDQRAREGKVRRGHGDLHLRNICLVEGKPLLFDCLEFDEDLATVDVLYDLAFVLMDLWHRKLEPLANILFNRYFDATGDETGIRLLPFFMAVRAAVRAHVTAIDSGKTRASRLSEAQAYLELCLSLLKARPPMLVAIGGYSGSGKSTLAAKVAPTLGPPPGARISGSDRIRKKLCGVAAETRLSADAYSDEISARTYRAMMQLAEVTLAQGQAAVADAVFDRRAARERIEEGARRAGVPFCGLWLQAPEQILVQRVAARHGDPSDATPDVVMAQIARHGAATEWTRIPARGEVDVVATAALAAIGSHTTAQAIWPNPVCTRPEIHGVP; this is translated from the coding sequence TTGGAGAACTGCGCCATGACACTTTTTCGGTTTGCGCTGTTCGGGTGTTGGGCTTCCTCCAAGGGAAAGAGATTTCAGACTGCTGAACTTGACGAAGATCAATGCCGTTTCGGGCGGCTGGAGAATGATATCTCGCCCGAACGGAGGCTCGCCATGCAAATTGCCAGCCAAAATGAGACGATCTGCTTTCTGGGATCGTCCGACGCCTTCGGTGGTGGCGCCGACTGGATCGAGATGGTTTCTACCCATATCTCGATCGTTCTGCTGATCGGCTCCCGCGCCCTCAAGCTGAAACGTTCCGTCAAGTTGCCCTATGTCGATCTGTCGACTCCGGAACGGCGACTGGCGATGTGCGAGCACGAGCTGATGCTGAACCGCCGGACTGCGCCCGATCTGTATCGCGCGGTTCATCGGATCACGCGTGAGCAGAACGGCGATCTGGAGCTTAACGGTCAGGGCGAGTTGGTCGACGCCGTGCTGGAGATGGAACGCTTCAACGACGGTTTCCTGTTCGACCGGATGGCGCAGAGAGGGCGCCTCACGGCAGCCGATATGGCCGAGCTCGCAGAAGCTGTTGCACGTTTCCACAGGACGGCGCCCGTCTCGACGGACGGGGACGGAGCAAAGCGAATGGAACGCGTGCTCGCCGTCAACGAACGAGCCTTCGCGAATGCAGATATCTTGTCGCGGAGCGAGGTCGAACCCGTCATCTCGGCTTGCCGCGAAGCGCTGGCGCGCCATGTGGGGTTGCTCGACCAGAGGGCTCGGGAGGGAAAGGTCCGGCGCGGGCATGGCGACCTGCATTTGCGCAATATCTGCTTGGTCGAGGGCAAGCCGCTGCTTTTCGATTGCCTGGAGTTCGACGAGGACCTCGCGACCGTGGATGTCCTCTATGACCTCGCCTTCGTTCTGATGGATCTCTGGCACCGCAAGCTCGAGCCCCTCGCGAACATCCTTTTCAATCGCTATTTCGACGCCACGGGGGATGAGACCGGCATCCGCCTGCTGCCCTTCTTCATGGCGGTGAGGGCTGCCGTGCGCGCACATGTCACCGCCATCGATAGCGGCAAAACGCGGGCTTCGCGATTGTCCGAAGCACAAGCTTATCTTGAGCTTTGCCTTAGCCTCCTAAAGGCGAGGCCGCCCATGCTCGTCGCCATTGGGGGCTATTCGGGTTCGGGAAAGTCGACGCTTGCAGCGAAAGTCGCACCGACGCTCGGACCGCCGCCCGGCGCTCGCATTTCGGGCAGCGATCGGATCCGAAAGAAGCTCTGCGGTGTCGCCGCCGAGACCCGGCTATCCGCGGATGCCTATAGCGACGAGATCTCTGCCCGGACCTATCGCGCGATGATGCAGCTCGCAGAGGTCACGCTGGCACAGGGCCAAGCGGCCGTCGCCGACGCCGTGTTCGACCGTCGTGCCGCGCGTGAGCGGATCGAGGAGGGTGCCAGGCGCGCCGGTGTACCCTTCTGTGGCCTCTGGCTCCAAGCGCCTGAACAGATTCTCGTTCAACGCGTGGCCGCCCGCCATGGCGATCCATCCGATGCCACGCCGGACGTCGTCATGGCGCAGATCGCCCGGCATGGGGCAGCGACGGAATGGACAAGGATCCCGGCGCGGGGGGAGGTCGACGTCGTCGCGACCGCTGCCCTTGCCGCGATCGGCTCTCACACCACCGCGCAGGCCATCTGGCCGAATCCGGTGTGCACGCGGCCGGAAATCCACGGAGTGCCATGA
- a CDS encoding c-type cytochrome translates to MAMGMGRGRRACLSVVAALLMAPAGEAAAADSAKGQRTAERWCAECHVVASGQRRASDAVPTFAQIGRSERFTEATLAAFLANPHHSRMPNLSLTRSEIADLVAYIKRQAR, encoded by the coding sequence ATGGCTATGGGAATGGGACGTGGACGCCGCGCGTGTTTGAGCGTCGTTGCAGCTTTGCTCATGGCACCTGCAGGCGAGGCGGCGGCGGCCGATAGTGCCAAAGGACAGCGAACTGCCGAGCGCTGGTGCGCGGAATGTCACGTTGTTGCGTCTGGGCAGAGGCGCGCCTCCGACGCTGTCCCGACTTTTGCTCAGATTGGTAGGTCCGAGCGCTTCACCGAAGCGACGCTCGCAGCCTTCCTGGCGAACCCGCATCATTCGCGCATGCCGAACCTGTCGCTCACGCGTTCCGAGATTGCGGATCTCGTCGCTTACATCAAACGTCAGGCGCGATAG
- a CDS encoding c-type cytochrome, whose protein sequence is MGHLRSFAVSAVLSVVPATLSAQETGDSQQGLAFAREACAACHAVERRQPSSPNPQAPPFDAIANTRGMTGMALYAFLRTSHPTMPNLILEADEIANVAAYILSLKGGQ, encoded by the coding sequence ATGGGACACCTGCGGAGCTTTGCGGTTAGTGCCGTCCTGTCCGTTGTGCCGGCAACCTTGAGCGCACAGGAGACAGGTGACTCGCAGCAGGGTTTGGCGTTCGCGCGGGAGGCTTGCGCTGCTTGTCACGCAGTGGAGCGCCGGCAGCCTTCTTCCCCCAACCCGCAGGCGCCGCCTTTCGACGCAATCGCGAACACGCGCGGCATGACTGGGATGGCGTTGTATGCGTTCCTCCGGACATCTCACCCTACAATGCCGAATCTGATCTTGGAGGCAGACGAAATCGCTAATGTTGCCGCCTACATCCTCAGCTTGAAGGGTGGCCAGTGA
- a CDS encoding GYD domain-containing protein gives MIDNPSNREKAARGIMEAAGGKLHSFYVTTGETDWMAITEFDDGADLIPALLVVSASGAVSNVKTVRAYTGAEFKAAQEKAGKIASSYKPPAK, from the coding sequence ATGATTGACAATCCATCGAACCGAGAAAAGGCGGCCCGTGGCATCATGGAAGCAGCGGGCGGGAAACTGCATTCATTCTACGTCACGACCGGCGAAACCGACTGGATGGCAATCACGGAATTCGACGATGGCGCTGACCTGATCCCCGCACTTCTCGTCGTCAGCGCATCGGGAGCCGTATCGAATGTTAAAACCGTGCGAGCCTACACGGGCGCGGAATTCAAGGCTGCGCAAGAGAAGGCGGGCAAAATCGCATCTTCCTACAAGCCCCCGGCAAAATAA
- a CDS encoding LysR family transcriptional regulator, with translation MDKTDLNQLRWFQLVAEEHSFTRAAAKIGVAQSTLSYAIKQLEDRMGVRLLTRTTRNVATTTAGERLLQTISPRIAEIEDEIAALTALRDKPSGSIRLTLSDHALESVVWPKLKPILRDYPDIHVELILDSTFRNIIEEGFDAGVRLGESVEKDMIAVRIGPDWRLVAVASPGYLKAHGVPVHPKDLIRHVCINMRHETAGGLYAWEFEKDGKELRVRVSGQLTFNNSYAMIDAAVNGYGIAYVPNDIVERQVASGELVRVMDDWSPFFDGYFLYYPSRRQNLPALKVIVDALRHRRRTRASALPGRSHDGFEPLHRADSPAKV, from the coding sequence ATGGACAAAACCGATCTCAACCAGCTCAGGTGGTTCCAGCTCGTCGCCGAGGAGCACAGTTTCACCCGGGCGGCGGCAAAGATCGGCGTCGCGCAATCGACCCTCAGCTACGCGATCAAGCAGCTCGAGGATCGCATGGGCGTTCGTCTTCTGACCCGGACCACGCGCAATGTCGCGACCACAACCGCAGGCGAGCGCCTGCTCCAGACCATCTCCCCGCGGATCGCGGAGATCGAGGACGAGATCGCGGCGCTGACGGCGCTGCGCGACAAGCCGTCGGGCTCGATCAGGCTGACGCTATCGGACCATGCGCTCGAAAGCGTCGTGTGGCCGAAGCTGAAGCCGATCCTGCGGGACTATCCCGACATCCATGTCGAACTGATCCTCGACAGCACCTTCCGCAACATCATCGAGGAGGGCTTCGATGCCGGTGTCCGGCTGGGGGAGAGCGTCGAGAAGGACATGATCGCCGTGCGGATCGGCCCGGATTGGCGGCTGGTTGCCGTGGCATCGCCTGGATATCTGAAGGCGCATGGCGTGCCGGTGCATCCGAAGGATCTGATTCGACACGTCTGCATCAACATGCGCCACGAGACGGCCGGCGGACTCTATGCTTGGGAGTTCGAAAAGGATGGAAAGGAATTGCGTGTCCGGGTGAGCGGCCAGCTCACCTTCAACAACTCCTACGCCATGATCGATGCGGCGGTGAACGGCTACGGCATCGCCTACGTCCCGAACGATATCGTGGAGCGTCAGGTCGCATCGGGGGAATTGGTTCGGGTGATGGACGACTGGTCTCCGTTCTTCGACGGTTATTTCCTCTACTATCCGAGCCGACGGCAGAACCTCCCGGCCCTCAAGGTCATCGTCGACGCTCTCCGGCATAGGCGCCGGACGCGAGCCTCGGCTTTGCCTGGCCGAAGCCATGATGGCTTCGAACCGCTTCACCGCGCGGATAGCCCTGCGAAGGTCTGA
- a CDS encoding MFS transporter has translation MAVAAVSNEASKPTAAWGAVMSMALCVAMLIASEFMPVSLLTPMAEGLRATEGQTGQAISISGLFAVASSMVITTVAGTLNRKWVLVAMTAFMLVSLVLVAAAPNFTVLMLGRALLGICIGGFWALATAVIMRLVPESEVPRALALMYGGQAIAAAFAAPIGSYLGGLFGWRAVFWALTPIVAVNLLWHVTALPSLPARQRQDFRTMFGLLKRPYFLRGLIASMLSWGSAFTMFTYLRPFMEQVTRADVTTLSILLLVLGCAGFVGTWASGRFVSGSVAPLLKFPALLMGGCTLGLLLLGGSVVAAGLFLALWGAMNTAMSVIWMTWMSQNADDAPEAGGSLMVAAIQASILLGAVVGGLLLDALSIFATFTGSVVLAAIGIAVIGNGQRLLKPE, from the coding sequence ATGGCGGTTGCCGCCGTATCGAATGAAGCAAGCAAGCCGACCGCCGCCTGGGGCGCCGTCATGTCGATGGCGCTTTGCGTGGCGATGCTGATCGCTTCCGAATTCATGCCGGTCAGCCTGCTGACGCCGATGGCGGAAGGGCTACGGGCCACCGAGGGACAGACCGGACAGGCGATCTCGATCAGCGGTCTCTTCGCGGTGGCGTCGAGCATGGTCATCACCACCGTCGCCGGGACGTTGAACCGCAAATGGGTCCTGGTTGCGATGACGGCGTTTATGCTGGTCTCGCTGGTGCTGGTCGCGGCCGCTCCGAATTTCACGGTGCTGATGCTCGGCCGCGCCCTGCTCGGCATCTGCATCGGCGGTTTCTGGGCGCTTGCGACCGCCGTCATCATGCGGCTGGTCCCCGAGAGCGAGGTGCCCCGCGCGCTGGCCCTGATGTATGGCGGCCAGGCGATCGCGGCGGCCTTCGCCGCGCCGATCGGCAGCTATCTGGGCGGCCTGTTCGGCTGGCGCGCAGTGTTCTGGGCGCTGACGCCGATCGTCGCCGTCAACCTCCTCTGGCATGTGACCGCCCTGCCATCGCTCCCGGCACGCCAGCGGCAGGATTTTCGGACGATGTTCGGCCTGCTGAAGCGCCCGTACTTCCTGCGCGGCCTGATCGCCTCGATGCTGTCCTGGGGCTCGGCCTTCACGATGTTCACCTATCTGCGCCCGTTCATGGAGCAGGTGACGAGAGCGGATGTGACGACGCTGTCGATCCTGCTGCTGGTGCTCGGCTGCGCGGGCTTCGTCGGAACCTGGGCCTCTGGCCGCTTCGTGAGCGGCAGCGTCGCGCCTCTTCTCAAGTTCCCCGCGCTGCTGATGGGCGGCTGCACGCTCGGCCTCTTGCTGCTTGGCGGTTCGGTCGTCGCGGCGGGACTTTTCCTGGCGCTCTGGGGCGCGATGAACACCGCCATGTCGGTGATCTGGATGACCTGGATGTCGCAGAACGCGGACGATGCGCCGGAGGCCGGTGGCAGCCTGATGGTCGCCGCGATCCAGGCCTCGATCCTGCTCGGCGCGGTGGTCGGCGGGCTGTTGCTCGATGCCCTGTCCATCTTCGCGACCTTCACGGGAAGCGTGGTCCTGGCCGCCATCGGCATCGCGGTGATCGGCAACGGGCAACGCCTCCTGAAGCCCGAATAA
- a CDS encoding alpha/beta hydrolase: protein MDSTKTTTAPATDIGRRDLMKLTGAGVATLAAASLFKISNAKAQSMSTDWDKTFPKSGKVDHQKIIFRNRYGITLAGDLYLPKDRADRRLAALAVGGPFGAVKEQSSGLYAQTMAERGFVTLAFDASFTGESGGEPRNVASPDINTEDFSAAVDYLGLHPSVDRERIGVIGICGWGGMALNAVAVDKRVKAVVASTMYDMTRVMSKGYNDSVTPEQRTQTLEQLSRQRWEDAANGTPAYQPPYNDLKGGEAQFLVDYHDYYRTPRGYHARAVNSGNSWTRTTPLSFMNMPLLTYIKEISPRPVLLIHGEKAHSRYFSETAYAAAAEPKELMIIPGASHVDLYDKLDVIPFDKLASFFNRHLAA, encoded by the coding sequence ATGGATTCCACCAAGACAACCACCGCGCCGGCCACAGACATCGGCCGTCGCGATTTGATGAAACTGACCGGCGCCGGCGTGGCGACGCTGGCCGCCGCATCGCTCTTCAAGATTTCCAACGCAAAGGCTCAGAGCATGTCAACGGACTGGGACAAGACTTTCCCGAAGAGCGGGAAGGTCGACCACCAGAAGATCATCTTCAGGAACCGCTACGGCATCACCCTGGCGGGCGATCTCTACCTGCCCAAGGACCGGGCCGATCGGCGGCTGGCGGCGCTGGCCGTCGGCGGTCCGTTCGGCGCGGTGAAGGAGCAGTCGTCGGGCCTCTACGCCCAGACGATGGCGGAGCGCGGCTTCGTGACGCTGGCCTTCGATGCGTCCTTCACCGGCGAAAGCGGCGGAGAGCCCCGTAACGTCGCCTCGCCGGACATCAATACCGAGGATTTCAGTGCGGCGGTCGACTATCTCGGCCTGCATCCGTCCGTCGATCGCGAGCGGATTGGCGTCATCGGCATTTGCGGTTGGGGCGGCATGGCCTTGAATGCCGTCGCCGTGGACAAACGGGTCAAGGCCGTCGTCGCCAGCACCATGTATGACATGACCCGCGTTATGTCGAAGGGCTACAACGACAGCGTGACGCCCGAACAGCGCACGCAGACGCTGGAACAACTGAGCCGGCAGCGCTGGGAAGACGCGGCGAACGGAACCCCGGCCTACCAGCCGCCGTACAACGACCTGAAAGGCGGCGAGGCGCAGTTCCTGGTCGACTACCACGACTATTACCGGACACCGCGCGGCTACCATGCGCGCGCGGTCAACTCGGGCAACTCCTGGACCCGGACCACGCCGCTCTCATTCATGAACATGCCGCTCCTGACCTACATCAAGGAGATTTCGCCGCGCCCGGTCCTGCTGATCCACGGCGAAAAGGCCCACTCACGCTACTTCAGCGAAACCGCTTACGCGGCCGCCGCCGAGCCGAAGGAGCTCATGATCATCCCGGGCGCCAGCCATGTCGACCTCTACGACAAGCTGGACGTGATCCCGTTCGACAAATTGGCCAGCTTCTTCAACCGGCATCTGGCCGCGTGA
- a CDS encoding TetR/AcrR family transcriptional regulator: protein MRVSREQMAENRRRILDAASRLFREKGFDTVGVAEVMKAAGFTHGGFYGHFSSKDDLVAETVAHVLSGGGGDGRGIRGYLDAYLSPAHRDNAADGCPTAGLASDIRHQSAEAKGAMTSGLRSQIDRISEALPEVNAADRRRVAIGTWAAMVGAMILARATDDPAFSDEILEQTRAWIEDGIEHASTR, encoded by the coding sequence ATGAGAGTGAGTCGGGAGCAGATGGCGGAGAATCGTCGCCGGATACTGGACGCGGCCAGCCGGCTATTCCGCGAGAAGGGATTCGACACCGTCGGCGTAGCGGAAGTGATGAAGGCCGCAGGCTTCACGCATGGCGGATTCTACGGCCATTTCAGCTCGAAGGACGACCTTGTCGCGGAAACTGTCGCCCATGTTCTATCCGGGGGCGGAGGCGACGGGAGAGGTATTCGCGGCTATCTCGACGCTTATCTTTCGCCCGCACATCGTGACAATGCTGCCGACGGCTGCCCGACCGCTGGTCTGGCCTCTGACATCCGCCATCAGAGTGCAGAGGCCAAGGGGGCGATGACGAGCGGGCTTCGATCGCAGATCGACCGCATCAGCGAGGCGCTCCCGGAAGTGAATGCGGCAGACAGACGCCGCGTGGCGATCGGAACCTGGGCCGCAATGGTGGGAGCAATGATCCTCGCCCGAGCGACCGACGATCCGGCCTTTTCGGATGAAATCCTGGAACAGACGCGAGCTTGGATCGAAGACGGGATCGAACACGCGTCTACGAGGTAG